A single window of Sporosarcina sp. FSL W7-1349 DNA harbors:
- a CDS encoding HAD family hydrolase, with translation MIKTIIFDLDDTLLWDQHSVAMAFRKTCEHAAEAVDVDPAALEEAVREEARQLYASYETYAHTQNIGINPFEGLWGTFDDEGDNFQKMKGIVPGYRRDAWTGGLKKLGIDNPQLGQELAERFPAERRKHPFVYEETFQVLDRLKGNYTLVLLTNGSPSLQQVKLEITPEIAPYFDHIVISGAFGKGKPDASIFEHVLEKVEGSADEALMIGDNLMTDILGSSRVGMRNVWINREDKAPSAEVIPTYEIDHLDKLFSILEELAEKEPAQ, from the coding sequence ATGATAAAAACGATCATTTTTGACTTGGATGATACATTGCTTTGGGATCAACATAGCGTTGCGATGGCATTCCGCAAAACATGTGAACATGCTGCCGAAGCGGTGGATGTCGATCCTGCAGCACTTGAAGAAGCCGTTAGGGAAGAGGCACGGCAATTATACGCATCTTATGAAACGTATGCTCATACCCAAAACATTGGGATCAACCCGTTTGAAGGGTTATGGGGAACGTTTGACGATGAAGGTGACAACTTCCAGAAAATGAAAGGAATCGTTCCCGGCTATCGCCGTGACGCTTGGACAGGCGGTCTAAAGAAACTCGGAATTGATAACCCGCAACTTGGCCAAGAATTGGCAGAGCGATTCCCAGCAGAGAGGAGAAAGCATCCGTTTGTTTACGAGGAAACGTTCCAAGTGCTGGATCGTTTGAAAGGAAATTACACTTTGGTCCTCTTGACGAACGGCTCCCCAAGCTTGCAACAAGTAAAACTGGAAATCACGCCGGAAATCGCGCCTTATTTCGACCACATCGTCATCTCGGGGGCGTTTGGAAAAGGGAAGCCGGACGCGTCGATTTTTGAGCATGTCTTGGAGAAGGTGGAAGGCTCGGCCGATGAGGCGTTGATGATCGGAGACAATCTCATGACTGATATCCTTGGTTCATCCCGTGTCGGCATGCGCAATGTATGGATTAATCGTGAGGATAAAGCGCCAAGCGCAGAAGTGATCCCGACTTATGAAATCGACCATCTCGATAAGCTTTTCAGCATTTTGGAAGAACTGGCGGAGAAAGAACCCGCTCAATAA
- a CDS encoding YmaF family protein, translating to MQSEFLYDPYYGMSYPDGMDYQQWNPMVEQQREGEGHTHGHGGATTCQDGHVHLHPGVTSTPIETEQGHVHWMAGNTTFDDGHIHQYETYTSIPIPLPGGYHTHYVEIRTTEDDGHVHIIRGFTEPSQS from the coding sequence GTGCAATCTGAATTTCTATATGATCCGTATTATGGGATGTCGTATCCGGATGGGATGGACTATCAGCAATGGAATCCGATGGTCGAGCAGCAAAGGGAAGGGGAAGGCCATACGCATGGCCATGGCGGGGCAACCACTTGCCAAGACGGCCATGTCCATTTGCACCCCGGCGTCACAAGCACACCGATTGAGACGGAACAAGGCCATGTCCATTGGATGGCTGGCAACACGACATTCGACGATGGACATATCCACCAATACGAGACGTATACGAGTATCCCGATTCCGTTGCCCGGGGGCTATCATACCCATTACGTGGAAATCCGAACGACCGAAGATGACGGGCATGTGCATATTATTAGAGGGTTTACCGAACCCTCTCAAAGCTGA
- a CDS encoding DUF421 domain-containing protein: MNTENEDEETMDFFHAQETLTSLQWILRAVIAFFFLLIVTKLMGERSISQLRLVDFTIALILGNVLAHPLSDEGLGMKGSLITTTVLMVLYILFVQLTLKWKAFRKWSEPTPYPLVQYGEIRYANLRKSRITIDHLLSEARKEKIQEIDDIALALWEPDGTISFFLSPQRQPLTPEDVQLVKKPFSHHIVVIREGKVDLKGLRQAGKDTEWLMDKFSLHHVTASEILLATIDQEENLKIYLYR, translated from the coding sequence ATGAATACGGAGAACGAGGATGAGGAGACGATGGATTTTTTTCACGCCCAAGAGACATTGACCAGCTTGCAATGGATATTGCGTGCAGTGATCGCTTTTTTCTTTTTATTGATTGTAACCAAATTGATGGGAGAACGGTCCATTTCCCAGTTGCGGCTTGTCGACTTTACAATCGCCTTGATATTGGGGAATGTTCTGGCCCACCCACTTTCCGATGAGGGCTTGGGAATGAAAGGATCTTTGATCACTACAACTGTCTTGATGGTTTTATATATTTTATTTGTGCAACTAACATTAAAGTGGAAAGCCTTTCGGAAATGGTCTGAACCAACCCCCTATCCACTCGTCCAATACGGGGAAATTCGATATGCCAATTTACGGAAGTCCCGGATTACGATTGATCACTTATTGTCTGAGGCACGGAAAGAGAAAATCCAGGAAATCGATGACATCGCTTTGGCGCTTTGGGAACCGGATGGCACGATTTCTTTCTTCCTCTCTCCCCAACGACAGCCGCTGACGCCAGAAGATGTACAGCTGGTGAAAAAGCCGTTTTCCCACCATATTGTTGTCATTCGGGAAGGTAAGGTCGATTTGAAAGGGTTGCGGCAGGCAGGGAAGGATACGGAATGGCTGATGGATAAATTCTCACTCCATCATGTAACCGCATCGGAGATCCTACTTGCCACAATCGATCAAGAAGAGAACCTGAAAATCTATTTATACCGCTAG
- a CDS encoding methyl-accepting chemotaxis protein — protein MRFTVGRKLWAGFLSVLLLLILVGVTSYASMSSMNKEYRFLIDDRIQKVLLLENLSSIQGKIVSNVRGYLLYKDQLYLRDLDPMREEFIQSWNELDESIRTESAREALANVKKASEQYNNSINTMIQELDGGNDAGARSIATQATSYQNVLDANITILIEHQLEQKEIAEDNINQQLQNIKILIFTVIVLSILLSIAVAFIIARSIAHPVGKMTNALAEIAKGNLAIEPIRIRNKDEIGEMATAFNEMTDDLRGIISRARDTSVQLAVHAEELSASSEESLAASELVAEISERNLISSDEQVKLINEASAAMEEMIAGIDRITEDNELMLRSSERVAQLVMEGSTFMEDVNNQMNVINTTIGESTEMMNEMASQSETIRNVTGLITAIAEQTNLLALNAAIEAARAGEHGKGFAVVAEEVRHLAEQSKQSAAEIGQMVDTMIQNVNRAVTSTQEGNQRVEEGLVITERTAEVFEQIKQAEVDVNEKVATVAAAIEQIRAMTDEVSSGASQTQVLAIQASEEAQSTSAATEQQLAANEEISSSAQILAELAEKLQRDMEGFVVSKTNEEESFGKEKEPVEEQQDI, from the coding sequence TTGAGATTTACAGTCGGACGGAAGTTATGGGCCGGGTTTCTCTCGGTCCTTTTGCTGCTTATCCTTGTCGGAGTGACAAGTTATGCGTCGATGTCTTCGATGAATAAAGAGTACCGCTTTTTAATCGATGACCGCATTCAGAAAGTGTTATTGTTGGAAAACCTATCATCCATACAAGGGAAAATCGTGAGCAATGTTCGCGGCTATCTACTTTACAAGGATCAGCTCTATCTCCGGGATCTGGACCCAATGAGAGAGGAATTCATTCAATCGTGGAATGAATTAGATGAAAGCATCCGGACAGAAAGTGCTAGAGAGGCACTTGCAAATGTGAAAAAAGCAAGTGAGCAGTATAATAATAGTATCAATACCATGATACAGGAGTTGGATGGAGGCAATGACGCGGGGGCACGATCCATTGCGACTCAAGCGACCTCCTACCAAAATGTGTTGGATGCCAACATTACTATACTCATAGAGCATCAACTGGAACAGAAAGAAATCGCTGAAGATAACATTAATCAACAATTACAGAATATTAAAATTCTGATTTTTACGGTTATTGTTTTATCTATCCTGTTAAGCATTGCGGTCGCCTTCATCATCGCCCGTAGCATTGCACATCCGGTTGGAAAGATGACAAACGCGCTTGCTGAAATCGCTAAAGGGAATTTGGCAATCGAACCGATCCGCATTCGGAACAAGGACGAAATCGGAGAAATGGCGACTGCATTCAATGAAATGACGGATGACCTGCGCGGTATTATTTCACGGGCACGGGACACATCCGTCCAATTAGCTGTCCACGCGGAGGAATTGTCCGCCAGTTCGGAGGAGAGCCTAGCCGCCTCCGAACTAGTGGCGGAAATTTCGGAACGCAATTTAATTAGCAGTGACGAGCAAGTGAAACTCATTAATGAGGCTTCAGCTGCCATGGAAGAGATGATCGCTGGGATCGACCGGATTACCGAAGATAATGAGTTGATGCTCCGTTCTTCGGAAAGAGTGGCGCAATTGGTGATGGAAGGTTCCACGTTCATGGAAGATGTCAACAATCAGATGAATGTCATCAATACGACTATCGGTGAGTCGACAGAAATGATGAACGAGATGGCAAGCCAATCGGAAACCATCCGCAATGTGACAGGGCTGATTACGGCGATAGCTGAACAGACCAACTTATTGGCGTTGAATGCCGCAATTGAGGCGGCTCGGGCCGGTGAACATGGAAAAGGATTTGCAGTCGTCGCGGAGGAAGTCCGGCACCTCGCAGAACAATCGAAACAATCGGCAGCGGAGATCGGCCAGATGGTCGATACGATGATTCAAAACGTCAACCGTGCCGTAACAAGCACGCAAGAAGGCAACCAACGCGTCGAGGAAGGATTGGTTATCACAGAACGGACCGCGGAAGTGTTTGAACAGATTAAACAGGCGGAAGTGGATGTCAATGAGAAAGTGGCAACTGTGGCAGCGGCCATTGAACAAATTCGAGCGATGACGGACGAAGTGTCGAGCGGCGCGTCCCAAACACAAGTACTGGCGATACAGGCATCCGAAGAAGCGCAATCGACCAGCGCCGCGACTGAGCAACAATTGGCGGCAAATGAAGAGATTTCTTCCAGCGCGCAAATATTGGCGGAACTGGCGGAAAAACTGCAACGAGATATGGAAGGATTCGTCGTTTCAAAGACTAATGAAGAAGAAAGCTTCGGGAAGGAAAAGGAACCTGTGGAGGAGCAACAGGATATTTGA
- a CDS encoding LysM peptidoglycan-binding domain-containing protein, protein MQRLYRVRPGDTVNRIAARWGISAASLIAANRLSPPYTIFIGQQLLIPLDGNGTIAYTSKRNDAYDIWLFHLSSREQERLTTGLGDSFSHPTWSLDGNKIAFVGKGRIIYVIYLDTRSIAAIDRLEAEGNDFLDWSPDSRRLAYAKRGTIILYDVIAHEANQIRQPGATDVNWFPSGSELLFQALDPNGSSQLFRVRTNGRGKQQLTQNSEGLLQNVRLSPDGAFALYTTPGASISIIHTVDIATRQVYEVKGGPLAKNYYPTWSTDSKRIAFSATVFSDNQYFSQIRTAGRRGEGERVWATSNCFSTPVTWSPDGREIAYLSGCTAVEFASEIWSFPLDHPVPRRLLTGDVQSLAWSPTVSNTASKKTYSNEMYKVRFDYPADWNEVRKEKYQGPNGFFQVSAVAGTSIEEVCHNEAFHGLLPYGTTPQIKQTQIQGEPACFVIPSQDQPEIMEHQAALIIRYPRPVEIGGQSYPFFILWADREHIDEFAETLHFLT, encoded by the coding sequence ATGCAACGGCTCTATCGCGTCCGTCCGGGCGATACGGTGAACCGCATTGCCGCAAGATGGGGAATTTCCGCTGCCTCTCTTATTGCCGCCAATCGCTTGTCACCCCCTTATACGATATTTATCGGCCAGCAGCTGCTTATTCCGCTGGACGGGAACGGGACGATTGCTTATACATCCAAGCGCAACGATGCTTATGATATATGGCTTTTTCATCTGTCAAGCAGGGAACAGGAGCGGCTGACGACCGGACTGGGCGATTCGTTCTCGCATCCGACCTGGTCTTTGGATGGCAACAAGATCGCTTTTGTTGGAAAGGGCCGGATCATCTATGTCATCTATCTCGACACCCGTTCGATCGCGGCCATTGACCGGTTGGAGGCAGAAGGAAACGACTTTCTGGACTGGTCCCCGGACAGCCGCCGTCTCGCCTATGCGAAACGCGGCACTATCATCCTATATGACGTGATTGCACACGAAGCGAACCAAATCCGCCAGCCGGGTGCAACCGATGTCAATTGGTTTCCGAGTGGCAGCGAATTGTTGTTCCAGGCACTAGATCCAAATGGGAGCAGCCAGCTTTTCCGCGTCCGGACAAATGGCAGAGGCAAACAGCAGCTGACGCAAAATTCGGAAGGGCTTTTACAGAACGTGCGCTTATCCCCGGATGGTGCGTTTGCCTTGTATACGACGCCGGGCGCCAGCATCTCGATCATCCATACTGTCGATATCGCAACTCGGCAAGTGTATGAAGTGAAAGGAGGGCCGCTCGCCAAAAATTACTATCCGACCTGGTCTACTGACTCAAAGAGAATCGCCTTTAGCGCGACTGTATTCAGCGACAATCAGTACTTTTCTCAAATCCGGACAGCCGGTCGCCGGGGAGAAGGAGAACGAGTATGGGCCACATCGAATTGCTTTTCGACGCCGGTCACTTGGTCACCGGACGGAAGGGAAATCGCCTATCTCTCCGGCTGCACGGCGGTGGAATTTGCCTCAGAAATATGGTCTTTCCCATTGGATCATCCTGTCCCGAGACGCTTGCTGACAGGGGACGTCCAGTCACTGGCTTGGTCGCCGACAGTCTCAAATACAGCGTCGAAGAAAACGTATTCAAACGAAATGTATAAAGTTCGATTCGACTATCCAGCCGATTGGAATGAAGTGCGAAAAGAGAAGTACCAAGGACCAAACGGCTTTTTTCAGGTTTCGGCCGTTGCGGGCACATCCATCGAGGAAGTCTGCCACAATGAAGCGTTTCATGGCCTGCTGCCATATGGGACAACGCCGCAAATAAAGCAAACTCAAATTCAGGGGGAACCGGCTTGTTTTGTCATCCCGTCCCAAGACCAGCCTGAGATAATGGAACATCAAGCCGCCCTCATCATCCGTTATCCGCGTCCCGTGGAAATCGGCGGCCAGTCCTATCCATTTTTCATTCTCTGGGCGGATCGGGAGCATATCGATGAATTTGCCGAAACCCTGCACTTCCTCACCTAG
- a CDS encoding aminoacyl-tRNA deacylase yields MNSHENKVKEFLSYNNVKAEHFVFSQSCHSVKEAAEAVNGSEDDFVKNICMIDSNNELIVAIVKGNNRASTTRVAKSLNIEKPRLANENEIIERTGFPPGGVPSFGFQAKFLVDPKVTNMDYIYTGGGSENSLVKINVQDLLKINQGTIIKVSK; encoded by the coding sequence ATGAATTCGCATGAAAATAAAGTAAAGGAATTTTTAAGCTATAATAATGTAAAAGCTGAACACTTCGTATTTAGTCAATCTTGCCACTCCGTAAAAGAAGCCGCGGAAGCAGTTAATGGCTCGGAAGACGATTTTGTAAAAAATATTTGCATGATTGACTCAAATAATGAATTAATAGTGGCTATTGTAAAAGGAAACAATAGAGCTAGTACAACTCGTGTTGCAAAATCTTTAAATATAGAAAAGCCTAGACTTGCTAATGAAAATGAAATTATTGAACGTACAGGTTTCCCACCAGGTGGAGTTCCTTCTTTTGGTTTTCAAGCAAAATTTTTAGTTGATCCGAAAGTGACAAATATGGATTACATATATACTGGTGGTGGTTCCGAAAACTCATTAGTTAAAATAAATGTTCAAGACTTATTAAAGATCAATCAAGGTACTATTATTAAAGTGAGTAAATAG
- the corA gene encoding magnesium/cobalt transporter CorA produces the protein MIRTMGLTTNEEWLFDFTLEELSTLSLQWYWVDLDRPSLEEESLLHSFFQFHPLAIEDCLQRLQRPKMDYYDGYAFFVLHSLCQDDLEAEELNLFLGEDFVVTFHYNKLQELPEVRDKIVQQTKRWDRGSVFLAYLIMDKVVDFYFPILYQIEDHLNDVEEQLSPSTVELSMDYVFEVRSDLLRLRRTIYPMRELLYRVLNSDRLGLTLHEQRYFQDIYDHLLRLGEIIESNRELTADIRDSQLSINSNRMNSIMMTLTIISSIFIPLTFIAGVYGMNFDHMPELHWHYGYFIVLFVMLLIGVSMLLWFKYKGWLRI, from the coding sequence ATGATCCGGACAATGGGACTTACGACAAACGAAGAATGGCTATTCGACTTCACGCTCGAGGAACTGAGCACTCTCTCCTTGCAATGGTATTGGGTCGACTTGGACCGCCCTTCCTTGGAAGAGGAGTCCTTGTTGCACTCATTTTTCCAATTCCATCCGTTGGCCATTGAGGACTGCTTGCAGCGCCTGCAGCGGCCGAAGATGGATTATTACGATGGGTATGCTTTCTTTGTCCTGCATTCCCTTTGCCAAGATGACTTGGAAGCGGAAGAATTGAACCTTTTCCTAGGGGAAGACTTTGTAGTCACCTTTCATTACAATAAACTTCAGGAACTGCCGGAAGTCCGGGATAAAATCGTCCAACAGACGAAACGATGGGATCGGGGAAGTGTCTTCCTTGCTTATTTGATCATGGACAAGGTCGTCGACTTTTATTTCCCGATTCTCTATCAAATCGAGGACCATTTGAACGATGTCGAGGAGCAACTATCGCCTTCGACCGTTGAATTGTCGATGGATTATGTATTTGAAGTCCGAAGTGATCTGCTCCGGCTGCGCCGGACGATCTACCCGATGCGGGAGTTGCTGTATCGGGTCTTGAATTCGGATCGGCTAGGCCTAACTCTTCATGAACAGAGGTACTTTCAGGACATTTACGACCATCTCCTCAGGCTCGGGGAAATTATCGAATCGAATCGGGAACTGACGGCGGACATCCGGGATAGCCAACTATCCATCAATTCCAATCGTATGAATAGCATTATGATGACGCTGACCATCATTTCCTCCATTTTCATCCCGCTAACTTTCATCGCGGGTGTCTATGGCATGAACTTCGATCACATGCCAGAACTTCACTGGCATTATGGCTATTTCATTGTCCTCTTCGTTATGCTCCTGATTGGGGTATCCATGTTGCTATGGTTCAAATACAAAGGATGGCTCCGGATTTAG
- the thpR gene encoding RNA 2',3'-cyclic phosphodiesterase: MLEHYFIGIKTPASIVGQVEKYLSKYQLPSQYKVIPHPEDLHITLLFLGDVDSQRLPAIRQQLSDIAKNSSAFQLTVDGLSFFGSPKGPRVVYLSVSHPPELDALQQSINTKITALLGKPLDNRFTPHITIAKKRKEGQPPLSLAKESFDPAPFPVTEFTLFTIHPQNSPKYEAVEVFRVPGAETNVNV; the protein is encoded by the coding sequence ATGTTGGAGCATTACTTTATAGGAATCAAAACCCCGGCTTCGATTGTTGGCCAGGTAGAAAAATACTTGTCGAAATACCAGTTGCCTAGCCAATATAAAGTCATTCCGCACCCGGAGGATCTGCATATCACTTTGCTATTTCTCGGGGATGTTGATAGCCAACGACTGCCAGCCATTCGGCAACAACTCAGTGACATTGCCAAAAACAGTTCCGCTTTCCAACTGACGGTTGACGGCCTCTCCTTTTTCGGTTCCCCGAAAGGGCCACGGGTCGTTTATTTGTCCGTCAGCCACCCTCCCGAACTGGATGCCTTGCAACAGTCCATCAATACGAAAATCACTGCTCTGCTCGGAAAGCCGCTCGATAACCGGTTCACTCCGCATATCACCATAGCGAAGAAAAGGAAGGAGGGCCAACCTCCACTCTCTTTGGCAAAAGAAAGCTTCGACCCGGCTCCCTTCCCTGTCACCGAGTTCACTTTATTCACCATCCACCCGCAAAACTCCCCAAAATACGAAGCCGTGGAAGTATTTCGGGTGCCTGGTGCAGAAACAAACGTGAATGTTTAA
- a CDS encoding H-type small acid-soluble spore protein, which translates to MEVKRAKQIIASPGDIEVSYNGVSVWIDKIHEDGRTATVHLRRSLEERSEVAIAELIEG; encoded by the coding sequence TTGGAAGTGAAACGTGCGAAACAGATTATCGCATCTCCCGGCGATATCGAGGTTAGCTATAATGGTGTTTCGGTATGGATCGACAAAATCCATGAGGACGGGAGAACGGCAACCGTGCATCTGCGAAGGTCGTTGGAGGAACGTTCGGAAGTGGCGATTGCCGAGCTTATTGAAGGTTAA